In Sphingobacterium sp. SRCM116780, the genomic stretch CCAACCACAAGCCAACTGGCAGACCTATTGGCTAAGAAATACGATTCAGAAGAAACTTTCTGTTTCTTGGATAAGTAAAAGCTGAGTATAATAATCCCTATAAAATAGAGTAATAATACTACAATTTCATATGTAACAGGATAAGTCATGAATCTTTATTGGTTATACGTTAAGCTGGTGTCAAATATAATAATTTAATCCACCATTTAAGAGGTATAACCAATAAAGAAATAGAATGTGTTTAGTCCATTGTTGTTATTAATACAAATGTATTCCCAGGTATTTCTAGGCTATAACTTGCACCATTAGTTAAATTGATAGTTGTTGTTTGCTGTGGCTGTGCAAAACCATTTTGATCGACAGTTCCTGTGAAATTAGCACCATCGAGCGCCGTGTATTTATAAATTTTAGCGTTCGATAACTGCATTGTAGTTGTTGACTTTAAATTAAGATTATAAGTAACAGCATTAGAGTTACAGATAACGATAGTGGTTTTATTATTTGCCTGCGTAGCTATAGCACGAAGGCCTTTTTTATCAGGAATTTGCATATCAAAAATAAGACTTCCTTTAGGTACATATCTGCTGAATAATGAAATAGGATAAAACCAAGGTCTGATATTCTCATCCTGGGGACTATTGAATTTTTCAGCACCTAAAATATTCCAAAATCCCCATCTTTTTAGTTTTCCTTGACCATCATCATACATCGCATCATCCATATTCCAAACAACAACACCATTGTACCCAGCTTGTAAGTTTTGAATAAGCGCGTTTGCAACGTCAATTCCATAAAACGAATCATAGACGAACATATTGGAGTCATCAGCAGTATTTGGATCACTGGCAATTCTACTCTTATTTTCTACATTTAAAGGATGGTTTGCATCATAATCGTATTTACTTCCCAATTCTCCCATGAGCATTTCTACGTTTTGCGGAACTTCAGCCCGATAAGCTTGTAAAGTGCTCAGATAGCTTGTTCCATTGATATGATCTTGACTCGGGTAGGTGTGTATATCAAAAGCTTTTAATCCTGTTCCTAATTCATTATGCGCATATGTCAACCACCACAACAAATCATTGTTATTCCATACTGCTACATCAGGTCCAATCAATTTGACTTTGCTACTTAAGTTTTTTTGATCCATCAGTGTGATTAATTTCTGGAAAGTTCTGCGCCAAAGATCATAATCACCTCCAATAGTTGACCAAGATCCTGCAGGTTCATTACACATGTTGTAATATTTGATACAGGTATATCCCTTCGTATTAATGAGGTAACCTAAGAAATTTGTCGCTCGATCTAACCAAGCTTCATCGACTTGATTATTGGCCAGTTCTTCTTCTCCCCATTCTCCGAAAATAACACTCACATTATGACTTTGGCAGTAATCCAACATCTTAAATAAAGTACCTGCACTTTTATCGGGATCATAAATACCGTTATCATAATAATTCCAGCCCTGACTTGTAATAATGCGAACCAATCCTGGACGCATAAAATCAATTCGTTGAAATAATTTTGTCCAATCTTGGTTACTTAAAGTTCCTGTTCCAATCCACTGCCATAGGTTATCATAACCGCCCCATTGGGCACCTATACCTGCAAATGGTAAAGCAGATGGCTGTGTGGTTTGTATGATTAAGTCATTGTCAATATTCTGTGAAATATTGACTGTGGTAGTTTCGCACGCAGTGGACATACTGATACCCAATGCGGCAAACATTGTTTTTACTAAGATGTTCATTCTCATAATTTTTAAGTTTAGTAATTGGTTAATTTGTTTTTTTGATTTGAATCCAGTAATTCTTCAGATTCTCAACGACTTTTTCTCGATCCTTATAAATGTCTATCCATATTTGCGTAGGTACATAATCAAATCGGAATGCATAGTCTGGTACTTCTAACAGCAGGTCACCTTGTTCCCCAACCAATTTCTCTACTGTTTTATTTAGCCATACTGCCGTACTTGTTTTCCCATCCTTATCCGTAAAGATGATGGTTCCTTTAGCAGCATCTCTTTTCCATTTGCTCGTGCCAACTGGTATTTTTCGATATAGGTTGTTGACATTAAGGTTGTTATTGTCATCAACAAAATAGAAGTCTGCAAACAATTTATCTGTACCCGCATCATTGACTAGGGTTCCAAATGCATTTCCGTTTTCATCTACGCCATCTAATGCGAAAGTGAAAGTATTATCATATTCTGCGACTGGACCTGTTCCATTATCACGCCAATCCCATGGACGATCGACTAAGTTTGGGAATAATGCTGCACCTCCCCATTGTGGCCAAAAACCACCATATAAGGACATCTTGGTAATTTTCCAAGTACCAATAAGATCGTCTTTAAATGGTACATAAGTGATCTTCCATTCCTTTTGGATACCTGTTTTGCTGGTGATGATAATATGCGCAGTTTTATCTTTATTATTAAAATTTAAGACTTCACCAACTTTTACATTGGATTGCGAACCAACTGATATTTCCATGTCCGTAATTTTTAATTGGTCAATAGAAACGTTCTGCTCATTTAACATAAAGGATATTTCACCATTATTATCTTGATCACGTTTAACGGTAGCAACACCAACCTGATTTTCAAACATGATGTTAATAATGCTTCTTTCGTTATTCCAGTCACCACTATCTATATATTCTAGGGTATTATCCTTACAAGATAGTTGAAGTAAACTCAAACAAGCGAGTAGTAGTACCGGTATTCTATATTTAAATATCAACATATTCATGGCTACAGCAATAATTAGTGAATTAATGAATTAAGATCAATTTCTTTCTGAGGAATAGGATAGAAGGAGGCTTGTTCCTCTGTAACTCCAGCAGATAAAGCGTGCGGATTCGTTTGTGTTACTCGTCCTTTACGTCTTAAATCTAACAAATGTTTACCTTCGTACGCGAGCTCCCAATAACGTTCTTGCACGACAGCATTTCTAAAGTTGCTGACACTCATTCCTGCTGTTGCTGCTGATAAACCAGCGCGGTTTCTTATTTTGTTTAACCAATTATATCCTTCAGGGGTAGGTCCCACAGCCTCAGCATATATCAAGGCAACTTCTGAAAAACGGATCAAGAACGGTTTAACACTTGATTTTTCGCCTACAAAATCAGGATCAATGAATTTTCGTGTTAACCAATAATCATTGTCTTGCCAATTCGTTCCATTTGCATCTTTATAAAATCCCTTGGACATCAGGGTGCTCTTTCTTAAATCGTTATCTGCAAACGTATTGGCAAACTGTTCTGTAATCTTAAAAACACCCCAACCACGATTCGTAGCTCCTGTATAGGTACCATCGAGATTCTTAAAATATAACATAGCACCATCTTTATAAGGCATGAATAACTTGTCAATAGAAGAGAAATTTCCTTCGGCAATACCCGATTTATCGAGCGATAAAAGAAAAATATGCTCGGGTCCATCTGGATGCTTGACATCATAAATGTTCAATAAATTCTCGTCAAATTTATAGGTGCTTTGTTCGGTCAGCACTTTACTCGACCAATAGGCAGCACTATCATACATGGTTTTTACATCTCTTGGTATATCTCGATACAGAGATACATTACTTTCTTTTGCAGATGCCATTGTTAAATAAACTTTTGCCAATAAGGCTTGTGCAGCAACTTTGTCGGCTCGTCCAACGGATCTGTTTATAGAGAGATATTCTTGTGCTCGGGAAGCGTCCTGAATAATAAAAGAATATAATTCATTGAGATTCTCCACCAATGGTGCTTGTGCCTGGTCAGCAGTTTTAATCATTTCCTTATGGATGGGAACGCGACCAAACATGGTTGCCAAACTAAAATAATTCCAAGCGCGTAAAAACAGGGCTTCACCTACTAATTTGTTTTTAACATCTTCATTAATATTACTTCCTACAACATTTTCAATAACAGCATTCGCTCGGTTTATACCAATGTAAGAATACTTATAGAACAATTCCAGCTGTTCATTTTGCTTGAATTGGTTATAATCCCATTTGTTGATCTCTTGCGCTCCAAAACCTTCCTCGCCTTTCACATCAATAGATTCTGTTGCGAGTTCATTGATGTAGAATATGGAACGAGCATATTCATTATGCGTAGCAGCATTATAAGCATACAATAGGGAAGAAGTGGCATCTTCAGCTGTTTTATAGAAATTATCCTCTGAGTAGAAACCGTATGGTTCTTCATCAAGGCTACAAGAACCTAATAATATTATACTCAGCATGTAGATATACATGCTATTTATCTTTGTTTTCATTGTTTAAAAAGTAAAGTCAATACCAAAAGTAAATCTCTTCAAATAGGGATATCCACCAGCATATCGACCATCTAATCCTACTTCAGGATTGTAGCCTTCAAACTTGGTGAAGGTGTATAGGTTTTCAGCATTCACGAATAATCTCAGGTTTTTCAACCATTTTATTTTTTCTGTTTTTAAATTATAGCCCAGATTGACATTCTGAATTCTCACGAATGATCCGTCGCTGATAAACCAGTCTGAAGTATAATAAAGCCTTCCTTGTCTAGCGCTTGGAAACTCATTGGTTGGGTTATCTGGAGTCCAGCGTAATGGCGCTAGATCTGCAGCATTGTACCGTCCGCCATTCATGATATCCTGTCCGAATACACCATTCAGAAAGACACTTAAATCGAAATTTTTATAACGTGTACTTAAGTTTAGGCTGGCCGTAAAATCGGGATTTGGATCACCGATAATGGTTCGGTCTCTGGTATCAAATTGCCCATCTTGGTTGAGATCTACATATTTAAATTCTCCTGCCTTAGATTCAGGACCAACTAATCCTGCTTCAGCACCTTCTCGATCTGTTTGCAAGATACCGTCAACGCGATACCCATAGAATACATTCATTGGAAGACCCACTGCTAGAATATTGGGCGAAGTTTCTCTAAACGGCCCGATATTACCACCGTAATATTCGTATGGAATACCCGATAAATAATCTGTGGTTAAGCCTGAACTTATATTATTTCCTAAACTTACTACGGTGTTCTTATTTTTTGAGAAAATAAAGGCTGCCGAGAAATCCCAATCTTTTGAACGAATAATTTGTCCATCAAGAGATACCTCAAATCCTTCATTTTTAATTTTACCATCATTTACCCACATTTTATCATATCCAGAACTTAAGGGTAAGAAACGTTCTCGCAATAAATCATTGGTAACTTTATCATAGTAATCGGCGACTATACGTAACCGATTATTAAAGATGCTCATGTCCAATCCAAGATTAAGCTGTGCAGTCGTTTCCCATTTTAGATCTTTATTGGGGATACCGCCCCATAGTTTATATCGCCAATCTGCACCGGTATAACCAATGACATATCCAGGACCTATAGCCGTTTGCCATGTCCCTTCATTGTAGTAGTGTTCCAACCCATAGCGACTTAAGGTTTGATAAGGAGAAATACCTTGATTACCCGAAACACCATAACTTGTTCTAATTTTTAACTCATTGAAAAAATCGAGATCTTTAATAAAAGATTCTTCATGCATTTTCCAACTTACAGCAGCAACAGGAAAGTAAGCCCATTTATTATTGGCTCCAAACTTAGAGGATCCATCTGCTCGTATCGTTAAGGTAAGCAGGTATTTATCATCTAATGCATAATTAACACGACCAAATACAGACTCTAATTTCGTTTCCGTTTGTCCATTGGTATGTCTGTTTAGCTCTGCAGTACCGGAACCCATATTTTCATTTCCTAATGAACCGTTTTTAAAATCGTATGATTCTAGATTCGATGTTCTGGATACCGAATTTTCATAGGAATATCCTGCCATTGCTGTTAAATGATGTCTTTTCTGAAAGGTCTTGTCGTAAGTAAGATAAGATTCTGATGTGAAGACATTGCCCTGCCAGTTATCAATATAAGCAGCTCCATTATTGTTTGTTCCATTTTCGGTATAGATAGCAGGATCAAAACGATCTTGAATGGAATTTCCATATTTATAGTTCGCGGTTGTTTTTGCATTTAATTCTGGAGTAATCTGCCAATCAAATATCCAGGAAGAGATAAAGTCAGTACCATTGAACACATTTTTTCGATGATCTGTCCAAGCTAATGGATGATCGTAATCGTTGATTCCATTCAAGAAATAGCTACCATCTTCATTGTAGATTGGCCATAGCGGGTTACGCCAATAAGATAAACCTGTATTTTGATTTCTTCGATCCTTAGAAGCGTTATTGATCGTTGAGATGCTGAATTTATCGTTGAACTTGTGTTTGATATTAAGCCCAACCAAACCTTTCGCATAATTGTCTTTAATATAAACACCGTTTTGGTTCATAAAACTACCATTCAAATTGAAGGATGTCTTGTCGTTAGCGCTATTGATTGAAAAGTCTGATGTGCTCAGCACGGGCATGTCTCTAAAAACGACCTGAGACCAATCGGTAAAATGAGGCCATTCACCCGTTAAAATTTCATTAACAGATGGATAGTAATTCCCTGTTGATGCTGTCTCTCCTATATATAAGGGAGGTAAATTTCCATTTATTCTCGCTTCATTATCAATTTGAGCCATCAAAGCACCATCTTTCCAGCGTACTACGTCTGAGCTGAACTGTGATAACGTTGTTCGCTGTCTGAAAGATATTGTATTGACACCACTTTTAGCACGATTTGTTGTCACCATAATGACTCCATTCGCTCCCCTTGATCCATAGATTGCTGAAGCTGAAGCGTCCTTTAAAACTTCAACAGATAAAATCTCTGAGGGGTTTATTTGTTTTAGATTTCCAGCATCTCCTAATGGAAATCCATCAACGACAATTAAAGGAGCATTGGAACCATTTAATGAGCTGCTACCGCGAATTCGAACGGTATTTCCTGAGCCAGGATCTTGGGAGTCTTTAGTAATCTGTAAACCTGCAACTCGACCTTGTAATAAGGACTCAATAGAGTTTGCTGGAATTCCTTTTACCTGCTTCATGTTGACACTAGCCACAGAGCCGGTTAAGTCCGATTTCTTAACGGTACCATAACCAACAACGACGACCTCTTCTAAACCAACAAGGTCTTCCTCTAAATGAACCTGCATTCCTGGAGAGGCGATAACGGTTGCCCTTTTAAAGCCTACAGCAGTGAAGCGCAAGCTATCTTGTGCATGGGCAGCAATTGTAAATTGACCATCTGCATTTGTACTGGTTGTAGCAAGATTTTTTAAATTAATAATAGATACTCCCCGTATGGAAGTGCCAGATTTAGCATGTACTGATCCATTGATTTGTGCCCAAGCAGAGTTAGCAGTAAGCAACAAAAATAATAGCAAAATAGCATACGGTAGTTGATGACCTAGGAATCTGTTTTTGGTAGATTTTACAAGGTACACTTTTCCTGTTTCTGTGAATGATAGATTCCCGAATAGCATAATTATAATTGGGTTATAAAGGCAAATGTAATCCTAAACCAAAGTCTAGGGTGATACTTTTTTGCTCAATATTATACTATAATTGAATTCTAATGAATATATTTGTTGTTTACGGAAAGTAAATGAAAAGTATAACCAGAGAAACCACATTACTACAAAAGGACGATTTATTTGCTGTTTATAAGTATGTAGAAGCAAAGTTTGATTATCCATTACACATTCATCATGAATATGAAATCAATTTGGTGTGCCATACAAAGGGAACAAGAATCATTGGGGACTCCATTGAATCCTTTGACACTATAGATCTCATTTTAGTTGGACCAAATTTACCCCATAAATGGAAAGCACCGACGTATAACAATACGACTGTTATCACCGTATTTTTTCATGATTTACTTTCCAATTCTTTTTTCAATAAAAGTCATTTTAGACAGATCAAGGAAATGTTATTGCGATCTAAACACGGTTTAGATTTTTCAGAAGAAACAAAGTTAAAAGTAGTCGATATGTTGTTTAAGCTAAGTGAAACTACAGGCTTTAATTCTTCATTGCTTTTTCTGTCTATCCTTCAGGAATTGGCAGAATGCCCTTCACAAAGGCCTTTAGCAAGTATTTCGTATGATCGATCTAAGATTATGCATGAACACAAAAGTAGGAGGATAGCGCAGATATGTAATTATATCGAGAATAACTACGAGAAACAAATCAGCTTAGCACAAGTATCCGATATGATCGGTATGACAGAAACTTCGCTGAGCCATTTCTTTAAAAAAAGAACAAGCAGAACTTTTTCTAAGTTCTTAACAGAAGTACGCGTAAGTCAAGCGTTAAAATTGTTGATCAATACAACGCATACTATTTCTGAAATTAGTTACAGTTGCGGTTTCAATAATCTCTCTAATTTCAATAGAACATTTAAAAGTGTAAAAGGGTTAACACCGTCAGATTATCGCAAAACGATGGTTAATGAATAGACTGCACAAGATTTAAAAAATACCTTTCGCATTAATGAGTCAGATCTGATTCGGATAAATCTACTCAGGTCCTATACTTATGAAAATAAGAAAATATAGAACCTGAGAGAATTAGATTGAAAGTGTTTTTATAACTCTTTAATAATGAATTAATTATGGAATTATTTTAAAGTTTTTGTCTAATAAAAGCATAACACAGGTTAAGATGCACATCGCTAATGCATTATAAAAATGATGGTATTCTTGATGAGCCATATGCGCTGTAAAAGCGCCGATTGCAAATGGGAATAAAAATAAAATACCTATATTTCGATAAGCGGGTTTAAAAATACCAACCAGTGCTAAAATAATCCCCAATAGTTCACCAATACCAATAAGAAGGGTAGGAGTTTTGCTAAAACCCAGTGCTTGCATGTTTTGCATCATGGATGATTTCTGAAATACCTTAAACAATGATGCATAGCCAAAGACGTAGACATAATATGCATAACTCATCCAATAAATAATCATTTTGTAATTTTCCATATTAAAATTTTTATTCAAAGATATTTCCTAACTTTCAGTAAAGGAAGAACATACATAATTGTATGATACTGACAAAAAAGTAAGTGACAATGAGAAAGGAAAAATCGACTAACAGTCTAAATGAGCAATATTTGAATAAGAATTGTGGTATTACTTTCACGATGTCGAAAATTGATGGTCGTTGGAAAATAAATATTCTAGCCTTTTTGATGAACAATAAGAAGCTTCGGTATAGCGAATTAAAGAATAGACTGGAGGGGATTTCAGAGCGGATGTTGATTTCAAAATTAAAGGAATTAGAGCAAGATGGTTTGATAAATCGTATCGTTCATCAACAAATACCACCAAAAGTAGAATATGAATTAACAGCATTGGCGTATTCTTTAAAGGATATTCTTCTGTTGATGGACCAATGGGGAGAGGAAAATCTAAATGAAACCAAGAAATAAACTTATCGACTCTTTACTTATATTGTTAATGAGATTTACGGTTTTATAACGAATAATAGCTGGGCTATCACTTTTCATTAAACTGGGGTACTAATATGAGTTCGGAAGCATCTATTTTTGTCAAGCATGAAGAGCTGTATTTTCATGAAGAGCTGTATTTTATGGAAGTTAGAAGATCTGTAGAAAAGACATTTAAAATATAATAATAACAAAGAAAAAATGGAAAAACGTATTAAAATTGATCAAGTAGAGCCAGTTGGATATAAAGCAATCTTGGGTCTAGAGAAATTTATTGAAAGTACTCCTTTGAGCAGAACCCACAAGGAGTTGATAAAAATCAGAGCATCACAGATTAACGGTTGTGCGTTTTGTATAGATATGCATACCAAAGAGGCACGTAAGGCAGGTGAGACAGAACAGCGAATATACGCCCTTAATGCATGGCGCGATACGTCATTCTTTTCTGAAGATGAACGCGCAATCCTAGCTTTGACAGAGGAAGTAACTTTAATAAGTAATCATGTGAAAGATGAAACTTATCAAGCGGCTTTAAAAGTATTAGGTGAGACCTATCTGGCTCAGGTTATTCTAGCGATTATCACCATTAACGCATGGAATAGAATTGGGATAGCAACCCAGTTAATGCCAGTATAGCTCTTTAAGCAATTGATTTAAAATAGTAAAGAATGAGACTGTTTCAACTTATGAAGCAGTCTCTTTTTTTTATAATTATTCTACCATTGATTGCAGCAAACGATTAAAGATGGTTTAAACAAATTGTTGTATGATGATCGAAAAACCATTTTTAAAATCTGATTGCTGTTTATGTAAGTCTAATCGTATACTGTGAAAAAACAAAGGTCTTTTGGGTTATATTTGCATTATAAAACTTACAAAAATATAACGCAAATGTTACCGTACAAATCACTCATACAGCTAGATCGGGATTCTTCTATTGCATTGTACATTCAGATTTGTAATAACTTTATAACATTGATTACTAAGGGTATACTGCAGCCAGCGGATATATTACCAAGTTCTCGAATACTTGCCGATTTAATAGAAGTCAATAGAAACACGATTAAATTAGCTTATGAAGAATTAATTAGTCAAGGATGGGCTGAATCGATCGAACGGAAAGGCGTTTTTGCTTTATCTAATCTTCCTATCCGCTCTACTAATAAAATGGATCATGAACTGGAAAAATTTAAATCGGATGAATCATTTATATGGAATAAACCTCCTGAAATAAGTGGAGAACGAGCGCATTTTAAAAAACTAAATCTAACGATTGACGGTGGGTTCCCAGATGTTCGTATGACACCTGTTGATCTGTTAATGCGTGAATATCGTAGCATCTCAAGAAAGTTTTACGGAAAAGATTTTTTAAAATATGGAAATCCAAAAGGATCTGAACGTCTTAGAATAATACTGAGCAGCTATCTTGCAAATACAAGAGGTTTGGTTGTTAACCCTGAAAATATACTCATCACCAAAGGCAGTCAAATGGGTATTTTTCTCTCTGCTCAACTTTTATTAAACCCATTGGATCATGTGGCTGTTGGTGTATCCAATTATAATGCTGCAGATGAAACCTTTCAATATAGGGGGGCAAATCTTGTAAGGATTCCTATTGACGAATATGGTATGGATGTCGATTACCTAGAAGATGTTTTAAGAGAAAAAAATATTAAAGCGGTATATATTGTTCCTCATCACCATTTTCCAACAACTGTGACGATGATTATGGAGCGACGTTTAAAACTGTTGAATCTTGCCAAAGAATATCGTTTTGCTATTATTGAGGATGATTATGATTTTGATTTTCATTATAACAATAAGCCATATCTTCCACTAGCTAGCATCGATCATCATCATAATGTTATTTATATAGGCTCAATTACCAAAACTTTCGCTCCAGCCTTACGGATAGGATTTTTGATAAGTTCACAACCTTTTGTTGAAGCTGCTACAGCATTGAGGCATATGGTTGATAGACAGGGAGATTCCTTGTTAGAGGAAGCGTTTTCAGCATTATTTGAAAATGGAGAGATGGAAAGGCATTATCGAAAATCCCTAAAAGTTTATAAAACGCGAAGAGATCTGTTTTGCGAACTCTTACAGAAAAATTTCAATGGAGTTATAGATTTTAAAATTCCAGAAGGAGGACTTGCAGTATGGTCCGTTTTTGACAAAAATATTGATTTGAAAAAAATGTCTGAAAATGCATTAAGCAATGGGCTAAATGTCGAAGACGGTTCCTTCTATAAAAATGAAGTATTTAATGTAAACGGTATAAGGATGGGATTTGCATCTCTTAATGAGGCTGAAATTCAACAGGCTCTTGATATTTTGAAAAAAAGTCTATAAATAAGCTGCGTTAAGTAGCAAAATAATAAACAATCTTCAGATTAAACAACTATTACCTTTGAAACCAATTTTTATAAGATTTTGAAAGGTGATCTCTGGGCTATTTAAATTTTGATATCTGGTACATGAACATGGGCCAATTTGTATTTAAATTTGTATAAAAAAATGGCTAAAAGGAAATTATTAAAAGATGTTGATCCACAAGCATTTGATACAATGCTTGGATTCGAAAAGTACTTAACAACAAGTTCGTTGAGTAAAATCCATGCGGAGTTAATCAAAATCAGAGTTTCTCAAATTAATGGTTGCTCCTATTGTATCGACAAACATATTCAGGACGCCCTAAAATATGGAGAGCAACCGCGTAGAATTTTTCTCCTTAGTGTTTGGAGAGATACATTTTTGTTCTCTAAGGAAGAACAAGCCATATTGGCTCTAGTGGAAGAAATAACTTTAATTGCTCAACATGGTGT encodes the following:
- a CDS encoding RagB/SusD family nutrient uptake outer membrane protein translates to MKTKINSMYIYMLSIILLGSCSLDEEPYGFYSEDNFYKTAEDATSSLLYAYNAATHNEYARSIFYINELATESIDVKGEEGFGAQEINKWDYNQFKQNEQLELFYKYSYIGINRANAVIENVVGSNINEDVKNKLVGEALFLRAWNYFSLATMFGRVPIHKEMIKTADQAQAPLVENLNELYSFIIQDASRAQEYLSINRSVGRADKVAAQALLAKVYLTMASAKESNVSLYRDIPRDVKTMYDSAAYWSSKVLTEQSTYKFDENLLNIYDVKHPDGPEHIFLLSLDKSGIAEGNFSSIDKLFMPYKDGAMLYFKNLDGTYTGATNRGWGVFKITEQFANTFADNDLRKSTLMSKGFYKDANGTNWQDNDYWLTRKFIDPDFVGEKSSVKPFLIRFSEVALIYAEAVGPTPEGYNWLNKIRNRAGLSAATAGMSVSNFRNAVVQERYWELAYEGKHLLDLRRKGRVTQTNPHALSAGVTEEQASFYPIPQKEIDLNSLIH
- a CDS encoding winged helix-turn-helix transcriptional regulator is translated as MRKEKSTNSLNEQYLNKNCGITFTMSKIDGRWKINILAFLMNNKKLRYSELKNRLEGISERMLISKLKELEQDGLINRIVHQQIPPKVEYELTALAYSLKDILLLMDQWGEENLNETKK
- a CDS encoding carboxymuconolactone decarboxylase family protein yields the protein MEKRIKIDQVEPVGYKAILGLEKFIESTPLSRTHKELIKIRASQINGCAFCIDMHTKEARKAGETEQRIYALNAWRDTSFFSEDERAILALTEEVTLISNHVKDETYQAALKVLGETYLAQVILAIITINAWNRIGIATQLMPV
- a CDS encoding PLP-dependent aminotransferase family protein, producing the protein MLPYKSLIQLDRDSSIALYIQICNNFITLITKGILQPADILPSSRILADLIEVNRNTIKLAYEELISQGWAESIERKGVFALSNLPIRSTNKMDHELEKFKSDESFIWNKPPEISGERAHFKKLNLTIDGGFPDVRMTPVDLLMREYRSISRKFYGKDFLKYGNPKGSERLRIILSSYLANTRGLVVNPENILITKGSQMGIFLSAQLLLNPLDHVAVGVSNYNAADETFQYRGANLVRIPIDEYGMDVDYLEDVLREKNIKAVYIVPHHHFPTTVTMIMERRLKLLNLAKEYRFAIIEDDYDFDFHYNNKPYLPLASIDHHHNVIYIGSITKTFAPALRIGFLISSQPFVEAATALRHMVDRQGDSLLEEAFSALFENGEMERHYRKSLKVYKTRRDLFCELLQKNFNGVIDFKIPEGGLAVWSVFDKNIDLKKMSENALSNGLNVEDGSFYKNEVFNVNGIRMGFASLNEAEIQQALDILKKSL
- a CDS encoding AraC family transcriptional regulator; the encoded protein is MKSITRETTLLQKDDLFAVYKYVEAKFDYPLHIHHEYEINLVCHTKGTRIIGDSIESFDTIDLILVGPNLPHKWKAPTYNNTTVITVFFHDLLSNSFFNKSHFRQIKEMLLRSKHGLDFSEETKLKVVDMLFKLSETTGFNSSLLFLSILQELAECPSQRPLASISYDRSKIMHEHKSRRIAQICNYIENNYEKQISLAQVSDMIGMTETSLSHFFKKRTSRTFSKFLTEVRVSQALKLLINTTHTISEISYSCGFNNLSNFNRTFKSVKGLTPSDYRKTMVNE
- a CDS encoding DoxX family protein, with protein sequence MENYKMIIYWMSYAYYVYVFGYASLFKVFQKSSMMQNMQALGFSKTPTLLIGIGELLGIILALVGIFKPAYRNIGILFLFPFAIGAFTAHMAHQEYHHFYNALAMCILTCVMLLLDKNFKIIP
- a CDS encoding SusC/RagA family TonB-linked outer membrane protein, translating into MLFGNLSFTETGKVYLVKSTKNRFLGHQLPYAILLLFLLLTANSAWAQINGSVHAKSGTSIRGVSIINLKNLATTSTNADGQFTIAAHAQDSLRFTAVGFKRATVIASPGMQVHLEEDLVGLEEVVVVGYGTVKKSDLTGSVASVNMKQVKGIPANSIESLLQGRVAGLQITKDSQDPGSGNTVRIRGSSSLNGSNAPLIVVDGFPLGDAGNLKQINPSEILSVEVLKDASASAIYGSRGANGVIMVTTNRAKSGVNTISFRQRTTLSQFSSDVVRWKDGALMAQIDNEARINGNLPPLYIGETASTGNYYPSVNEILTGEWPHFTDWSQVVFRDMPVLSTSDFSINSANDKTSFNLNGSFMNQNGVYIKDNYAKGLVGLNIKHKFNDKFSISTINNASKDRRNQNTGLSYWRNPLWPIYNEDGSYFLNGINDYDHPLAWTDHRKNVFNGTDFISSWIFDWQITPELNAKTTANYKYGNSIQDRFDPAIYTENGTNNNGAAYIDNWQGNVFTSESYLTYDKTFQKRHHLTAMAGYSYENSVSRTSNLESYDFKNGSLGNENMGSGTAELNRHTNGQTETKLESVFGRVNYALDDKYLLTLTIRADGSSKFGANNKWAYFPVAAVSWKMHEESFIKDLDFFNELKIRTSYGVSGNQGISPYQTLSRYGLEHYYNEGTWQTAIGPGYVIGYTGADWRYKLWGGIPNKDLKWETTAQLNLGLDMSIFNNRLRIVADYYDKVTNDLLRERFLPLSSGYDKMWVNDGKIKNEGFEVSLDGQIIRSKDWDFSAAFIFSKNKNTVVSLGNNISSGLTTDYLSGIPYEYYGGNIGPFRETSPNILAVGLPMNVFYGYRVDGILQTDREGAEAGLVGPESKAGEFKYVDLNQDGQFDTRDRTIIGDPNPDFTASLNLSTRYKNFDLSVFLNGVFGQDIMNGGRYNAADLAPLRWTPDNPTNEFPSARQGRLYYTSDWFISDGSFVRIQNVNLGYNLKTEKIKWLKNLRLFVNAENLYTFTKFEGYNPEVGLDGRYAGGYPYLKRFTFGIDFTF
- a CDS encoding carboxymuconolactone decarboxylase family protein; protein product: MAKRKLLKDVDPQAFDTMLGFEKYLTTSSLSKIHAELIKIRVSQINGCSYCIDKHIQDALKYGEQPRRIFLLSVWRDTFLFSKEEQAILALVEEITLIAQHGVSDEVYDTAITVLGQQYTTEVMMAIIAMNAWNRVGITTGREPE